A part of Lacerta agilis isolate rLacAgi1 chromosome 7, rLacAgi1.pri, whole genome shotgun sequence genomic DNA contains:
- the LOC117049371 gene encoding mitochondrial import inner membrane translocase subunit Tim13-like gives MASGNGNFASGGRLDPGALMEQGKVQIAVANAQELLQGMTDKCFQKCIGKPGSSLDNSEQKCIAMCMDRYMGAWNTVSRAYNSRLQRERANM, from the coding sequence ATGGCATCGGGTAACGGGAACTTCGCGTCCGGGGGTCGCCTGGATCCCGGGGCTCTGATGGAGCAAGGGAAGGTGCAGATCGCCGTAGCCAACGCGCAAGAGCTGCTGCAGGGGATGACGGACAAATGTTTCCAGAAGTGCATTGGGAAACCCGGGAGCTCCCTTGATAACTCTGAGCAGAAATGCATCGCAATGTGTATGGACCGGTACATGGGTGCCTGGAACACTGTCTCGAGGGCCTACAACTCCCGGCTGCAGAGGGAGAGAGCCAACATGTGA